Part of the Archocentrus centrarchus isolate MPI-CPG fArcCen1 chromosome 4, fArcCen1, whole genome shotgun sequence genome is shown below.
ATAAATTTAACCAGCTACAACAGGGAAATGCTGCTTACATATTAatgaataatattttatttgtgaaattaTATTTGATCAGTACTGTAAATAGtattacatacagtaccagtcaaaagtttggacacaccattcacacctatgggcaatttagaatcgccaattaacctaacctgcatgtctttggactgtgggaggaaaacagagtacccggagaaaacccacgcaaacatggggagaacatgcaaactctgcacagaaagaccccagccaaggtggaatcaaacctaggaccttcttggtgtgaggcagcagtgctaaccaccacattaCCATGCGTCCCGAATGCAATCATTTAAGTACATTTGGTTGGCGTTTGAGTTAGTTATtttctttgaattatttttCCATTACAGCTTGCCATCACTTTAGGCTAAACACTGGAATATTCTTTTCAggagtttatttttcttgtggTCCATGGATTACTCGTCGTGACAGGGAAGTAATAGCACCATTTTACAACAACTGTCAACTCAAGGAattttaaataatgtaaaaacacTGAGATTTTTGAGAGAGTGCCCCAACCATTAGAGCAGTGggtcccaaagtcaagagtgctcaagagtgctgtggccccccccccccccccccccccccccccccccccccccccccccccttaaaaaCTAGAAAATTccatttccttgaaaatttgattaaaaaacaaaacataaacaacacagacttttggctataaattgctaatactacccagtGATTTGTAAAGTGACTGGGTAGTACTAatgacccacttgccactgggaaAAAAACTTATACaagataaaaagataaatacaagagcagtaaatttaggtcagagtaatgagtaatatcacaaactaaacaTTCCTATTACAtgttttaattaactttttatataaataaatacatttatgtaaatcagtaactatgcatacttgtaaatatttcatgtttCTTCAAGTGTGGAGAAAAACAGCGTCTCTTTCTGGAGTTTCCTTTAAAGTGTGCAGTGCTCCTCCCTGGTGTCTGCTATAAAAACCTGGTCTTACAGGACAGATCACTGACTTATTTTGGGTGAGTCCATGTTGTAAAATACAATAGATGAATGGAGTAAGCATGACATCATTCTGTCCAATAAGAAGAAACGAAAATGCTTATGTAATGAATTGAATCGAGCCATGCGACCTGGAAATTGCTTCGATTTATATTCACAATAAGAGCATTAGTGCTTCATAACTCTAAGCAAAACAGAACTGCCAAGCCACTGTCTACCAAGGGCTACTATCTTTAAAAAGCCATCgtatattatatacatatgacttttttattgtatttacagAAAGAGGGGAAGtaggaaaaaaacccaaaatagtTCAGAATGGGCTTGacttttaatttgcattttgtgtgtgttcttggaAAACAGATTTGTGTTGAAATATTTACTCACAAAAAGAGTTTAGAATGAGactgaaaaaaacacatttacttgCACTTTTCTGTATACAGTTCTTCATTTTGTTAAAATGGTAACATTaatatcttcttcttctttcagctgccccCTTTACAGGACGCCACAGTGGTTCATCTACTTCCATTTCACCCTAaccctaacatcctcctctgtcacaccaactacGACATGTACAAAGGAGGGATGGTGggtatattggacaaaggacgttgaatatggagctgccaggcaggaggaagagggTAAGCCCTCAGAAGAGGTTCattgatgtagtgaaggaggacatgcagataGTTGGTTTGACCGAGGAAGATGcaagagatggaggaagatgatccGCTGCggcagcagaggaggaaaaagtaGCATACGAACATTtatttaatctaaaaaaaaaaataattatatgaCTAGAAGAATGTCGTAATTATATATAGAGAAATAcatgaaatgaataaatattgtACAGGGGAACCTGATGCGGAacttttcgtgtgtgtgtgtccgctTGGTTCCGCGGCGGGATTTAGCTGTGACACACAAAGCTGTAGCGTTTCCGGCCAGCTCAGCGCGTCAGTCCTGCGGTGTTGTCAGTTTACAGCCTGTCAAACACTGGTTTCAGGAACCCGGGGTATTTGGCGTGCAGCTGACGAATAGTGGTACATTTCGCAGAGATGGTGCTGCTGACGATGATCGCTCGGCTGGCCGACGGGCTGCCGCTGGCCGCTTCCATGCAGGAGGACGAGCAGGTTAAGATTTCAGCCTTTTTGCCTCTGTGGTCGCTAGCTGCCTCTCGCTCAGGCTGCTGTAGTAGATGTCTTTAAGTTGTACTAATGCTATAGTGACACGTTAGCTAGCATTAACTCGCTTGCCAGCTGTGACGCCCGGGTTAAGGGGACTTATTTTCATCAATATGTGGGCCATTTGAGGACACTGACAGTCCACCCCTGGCTAGCTGTTGTGTGAAAATTAATTTCTGCCGTTTGTCTTGGTGATAAGGGTTTGCTGCGGTAGGCCTGGCCACCTGTACACACAGCCAGCTTTTCATTTACCTGATTCAACTGACTGAGTCATCAGACTGCTTCAACGACAGGCTCATTTAATTTGAGCCCTGACTTTATTCAGAGGCTGTTTCACATCATTGCACAACTTTAGCAGTAAGATATGAAGCTTCAAATTCTGCTGCATCCTCACAAAGTCTAATTTACATCCTCAACAATCTACTACAGCTGCATATATTAGGAATGCACCAGATGTAAATTTCTGGGCCAATACCAGtgtttaaaataacaatttgACCAATAGATCATGCAGAtagaatttttaaaattgttttgtttttattttgtgccaGTGAAACATAAATCTTCATCACAAGTAATACCTGAACTGTTTTAAAACCTTGTGACACAGCAGATAAATTGGCAAACATCTGCCGGTATCATCATCGTCACCAGGCTGACATATATCAATAATCTATCTGTCCATTCTCTTAACTGCTTGTCCAGTGCAGGGTTGTGGGGAAACTGGAAACTGGCCAAGAGGTGGGGTAAACCTGGACAGATTGCTAGATCATCACAGGCTGGTATCTTAGTGCATCTCTCTCTATAAAATAAAGTCAGCAACCAACAATTAAAGACatagtttcttatttttatttagcaggAGCGTGTAAAGTTGAATGAATATTCAGAATCAGCTACTAAGAGATTGCCACAGAGGTCTTATTATCCTTACAAATGAGTAAGGAGTAATATCAGTACAGAGATGACATGGAAAAGGGTGTTCCCATTACAATATCTGTCCAACAGAGAGCACTGACATGCTTATTTTTCAGTTGAAAAGCACCCCGCCCACTTTATATCTTGATCTCATTCATTAATAGCCTGATTGATACTAGGCCTAACTCTACTAATGCACAGTTGGATAGGCTGACCATTTTACAAGGTattttatcttgtttttttaagactgAAAGCCTGTGAGGAGAGTCAGAATTAGGTGCTGACTCTGTTTAGTCACTCAGTTTTTTGCACCAAAATGGGGCTAAAATGTTATTCCACTGAAGTAGAATGCACTTCCATATTTGTAGATGAAATATGCCTGATGAAATCAGTGGACTTTTTAGGGTTGACCTTGAAATGTTCAAATGGATGCCATTTGTAACATGATATGTTGCTTTACTGTGCTTGTGCTCGCTTTAACGGGAGTCTAACAtcttttcctccttctcttGTTTGCTTTCATAAAGGGAAGTGAAAAGGTTTGTTGTGCCTCTGCTCTGTGCTTCATCATCGTACGTGTTTCTGTCCTTCGTTTATGTTCCTGTAAAGAATATGTCATTTCGGTCAGCGTACCAAATGCTGACCATTATCAATTTATCTCAAACAGCCAGAGTATCTATTTGTTATTTAGCGTTAGTGTGTAACATCTCACTGCTGACTCAGTCTGTCTGCCATCTTGTAAAACtgttaaatatatcacatacTCAGATTTATGGTGGTAAAATAGTGAAATTTGCTTCTAATTCTGTCTGCCAAGCTGCGTACAAAAGTCAGATTTTGATTAAATTCTGTATCGTCTGTGTTCTACATCAATTGTGTTGAAACCAGTtctgtttttcatctctttaGCTGGGTCGTGATCTTCAGCAGTATCAGAGTCAAGCTAAGCAACTCTTCAGGAAGCTCAATGAGCAAAGCCCCACACGCTGCACGTTAGAGGCCGGTTCAATGGCATTTCAGTGAGTGAGAATCTAAAATTCACACTAGCTGTCTCAAAGTAATAGTTTCTTCATGGTTTTGAACGTCTTAATTTTGTGTGCACTTACTCAGGATCCAcccaaagtaattttttttttttttttatgttgctttTTTCAGCTATTTTATAGAGAAGGGAGTGTGCTACCTTGTGCTTTGTGAAGCCAGCTTTCCCAAGAAGCTAGCCTTTGCTTACCTAGAAGACCTGCAGGCTGAGTTTCATGAGCAGCATGGAAAGAAGGTCCCCACAGTATCCCGGCCTTACTCGTTCATTGAATTTGGTAAGAAACGAGAAAGCCAGAAGCAATTTTTGCTGTATCTCTCTGACATTAAATATGCATCTGTTTTGGCATCAGTAGTAGTGTAATCCATGTTTTTGTAGCTCCAACTGACAGATGGACATAAACATGCGAGCTATCATAAAGTTCAGGATGCACTCACTCAATTTGCGTCTGTGCGATTGTGGCTTTTCATAATGTACCTTTCTCTAGACCCGCTTAACCATAAAATTAGTAAGTCATTTCTCAGATGTAACCACAAATGAATCCATATGATGAAATTGTTCTTTTGCAGAACTTCAGTCACCAGTTTGATGATTAAGACTTGGTTTTAGGGCTAAAGTTAGAGTCAGGTTTAGGTTAGAATAAGGTTTTGGTGCTTAGTTGTGATGGTTAACCATAGGAGTGTGAGACTTCAAAAAGTGACACTCTAAATGACCACACAAAGATAGCCAAACccacatgtctgtgtgtgtatatgtaaccCCTTCAGCCTACACACAGGGtagagcaggcagcagtgactGCAGAAGAAACTCTTAACAATGAAGAGCTTTTAGCCACAATATGAAAACTGCTCATCCAAACAGCTTCAGACTCAGCACGGCGAGTTTAAAGCACAAGGACAAACGAAGACTTCTCCAATGATTTCTAAGACACACGTGGTTATATGCTGCTACTGGTAACTGTTATATATGTTCGGTCAAGTTACATCCCAATAACAGTGCTCTCTGTCTTCCACAAAGTAAAATCTGGATAGATCACTGTGAAACCAAACCCCCAGGCTGGAAGAAATGAAACCAGCACAGATGtgccagaaactgcagttcctctaaggGCCTCTTGAGAGTGGCTCCAAAAGCGAGTCAGTCACCACAAACTGTCGTGTTAAAGTGTCcaaattacaggaaaaaaaagtgtttacagCCTGGAATAAAAACTGCATCAGTCTATATAGCTAATTTCTCCTTCATGACAGCTCTATAGGGTGAATTTTTTTGATTATTCGCATGTTAAATTGTATAAAGGTTTAAAGTTAGGCATTATTGTGGTGTGactgatttaaatgactgttgAGTCCTGCTTAGTTTCACAGCCATTTGCTAACTAAGATATCTAGCCAGTGCAAGGATCAGCTTATAACTCCCTGGTCAcctgattcttttaaaaaaaaaacatggcaacaTTGAATGCTAAAACTCAAGAGCAGTTCTTCCGAAATTGGATCTGCCTAATAAGGTCAGTGTCAGCAACCTCTCTGTATCCCTGGGGGAGAAAAGTgatagttttgtttgttttttaaacaaaggtTTGAGACTCAACCTGCTTACAAGCTGCAATCAAGAAAATTAATGATGTAAGGAAAGAAATCTTCCTATTGGCACTGCCGCGTCACCTttctgccagtttttttttgggCTCTGTAGAGCCTTTGCTCTCATTTTGCAAGTCTCACTCTGAACCTTGAAAGATATTTTCTGCAAAAATGAATTTTCATCCTGCTTTGAAGAAAGTGGATCATCACATTCAGAGTGTTTTGCCACAGAGCAGTGAAGTAAATGAACGTGCAGACATAAGAGTCTACAAGGACTGTGGATTGTGTTtcatatttctctctctctctctctagacACCTACatccaaaaaaccaaaaagtcATACATTGACAGCCGAGCCAGAAGGAATCTGGGCAGCATCAACACAGAGCTCCAGGACGTACAGAGGATTATGGTGGCGAACATAGAAGAGGTGCTGCAGAGAGGAGAGGCTCTTTCTGGTAAGTGTTTGCCATCTGTGGCGTATTCAGGTCAAACTGAGGCATCGTGTCAGGGATTATCTTCAGTTCCACGCTGTGATATGTGATGTGATATTTTCCGTGTTTGATTTTTGTCCTTGTCTGTGTCTAAGCCTGCtcctttttcctccctcctctctttgTTCTTTGGTTTTAAACTCCCATTTCCTCTGCTTTCTCCTCCATGCAGCACTAGACTCCAAGGCCAGCAACTTGTCTAGCCTGTCGAAAAAGTACAGAAGCGACGCCAAGTATCTGAATACCCGCTCCACCTATGCCAAGCTGGCAGCCGGGGGTGTCTTTTTCATCATGCTCATTGTCTATGTACGCTTCTGGTGGCTctgagagaggaaagagaagaagaagaagagggaggaggtACTGAAGTGGAAAATGGGCTGCACAGAGTCTGCAGACACTAAGAAAAGCTGTCACCTTCAACTAAAAAAACAGGATTCCTGTTCTTAATAAGACTTTACACACATGCCACCGCCCATTTTGTTCTCGCCTGTTCATGGATGTGTGATCTGAATATAAATGATGTCATAGTACATAGTTTTATTAATAACAGTTACTCAACAATGCTCCTGTAGTAGccctggatttgtgtgtgtgtgtgtgtgtgtgcgtgtgtgtgtgcgtgtgtgtgtgcgtgtgtgtgtgcgtgtgtgtgtgcgtgtgtgtgtgtgcgtgtgtgcgtgcgtgcgtgcgtgcgtgcgtgcgtggataaaaaatgaagatgagataaagaaactgttttgtgAGTTTCCAAAGTTGAATTGTACTGTAACAGGAGTGGCTGATTTGGTCTTGCATACtattaatacagaaaaaaaacatttaaaaaaatccacataATTTTATTTACCCTACGCTTCATTTAATAAAATGATCATAGTAGTGATGGACAACCTATAGTATACATCACAGTTGAAGATATTTGAAAAACATGGCATTAATCTTTTTGTAAGATGTTAAATAGCCTCGGCAACATGTTAGTGACCCTGTAAGTGACTGTTCAATGACTATTGAGAGGGACATTTATTTTACTCAGCAATGTAGTGAGTCAAGTGTGCGCAGTCGATCACTGAGGTTTAATATTTCAAAGTTTACCATTAATTTTTGCATGGTCAACTAAGGGTTTGGTCCAAATCGTGAGAAAAAGTCTTCATTCAAGTCTTCATCATGTCATGTAAAAGTGGCCTTGGTTCTAATTCAGCTTTAGCATTTAGAActgcctttaaaaacaaacaaacaaaaaagtggctTTAAAATtcataattaaatattttacaaaaattAAACTCCACTAGTGTTCATCTTGATTGATTAAGTTGAGCTCTCTCTAATTCTTTATACACTGTATCATTTAGTTGGAGCTGAGTAATTGAAGGTGAAGAGAAATATTACATTTCATTGCAATAATTGTTATACAGTCCCTAACTAATCCTTGGCAGTGTAACAGTGCTCCCTTGATATGTTCTCCCACCATGACTGTGTGGACCAGCACCTTTCATTGTGCATGCAGGCATTTCCAAAAACATCTGAAGTTATTGGAGGtgcctgattttattttgtaaaatttgTAGACTTCGTTTAAAACTGAGAGTCGCTGGTAGCTGCTTTTTGCTCTCAGCTGGAAAGGAACCCACCCCTTTTTCTGTTCTGTCTTCTATCTATGAATAAAATTATTTGCACAAAAGGCACTTTGTTTCTGTGAGAACACTGTGACCTGAGCTGGTGATTATCATGTTCTTTGAAAGTTGGGGTAAGATTTGATAATGCAGCCCGCGCATTCAGGGCTGCAAACCGCCACTTTATTAGTCGCACATGTTCAACTGCGATCTAACACAAATGTCAAACCCATAAGAGTCCACACACAATTCTCTTTTGAGAAAATTTTATGAagaatttcaaaaatcttttaaacTACAAACTTATTTAAGGGAATTTCCTTGACATGCGAAACTGATGCCCGTGTCACTGTATGTTCTTATGGGCTAATCATCCGAtcgcatggcagcaactcaatgcatttgggcatgcagacatgggtaAGACCTGCTCAAGTTCAATTCAGTGTCAGAATGGGAAAGAGAGGTGATTTAAGTGGCCTTGAAACTGGGATTTTCCAACAACAAtctagaaaagagaaaatatccagtgagctgcagttctctggctgaaaatgccttgtttgttttgagatgacaaaaaagcaaaagtaaTAGAAATTACCACACCGCTATTCCTgttagctaagaacagaaaattgAGGCTATAGTTTGCACAGGCTCAGGCTTTGCAAATGcaaagtcaggaaaaaaaaaatagtctgaGGATTCTTAATTTCTGCTGCCACGTTCAGATGGTAGGATcaaaatttggtgtaaacaacatgaaagcatggatccatcctgccttggatAAACAGTTCAGGCTGATGCTGGTGGTGTAACGGTGTGGCACATTTTGGACCCCCTTGCACTAATTGAGCAACATTTGAATGTCACAGCCTGcccgagtattgttgctggcggtctccatccctttatgaccacagtttgcccatcttctgatggctgcttccagcaggataatgcaccatgtcacaaagctccaATCATCTCGAACATGacgatgagttcactgtacacCACCtgtgtgcagtgaactcatcgtGAGTGTATTAAAATGTTGTTAGACTGTAAGGTAACGGTAGCGTGTGTGgcacttttaatttaatttaatttaatatatatttttatatttaaaaaatagattcaactttttaaacaggTTCCCTGAGTTACAGTGGAATCCGTATATATTTAGACCCtgaaattttctttattttaactgAAAGTGCAGATATTCAGCTGTAATTCAGAGATTTGAACAGAAATATTGCATTAATCAGTAAgaaattaaaactgtttttacacATGGCCCAGTATTTTCAGGCAATGCAATATCTTTATGCAGATGCTCAAACTGCAACTAAAAGTCTGCCTTTTAAACTGATTCATCATTTATTAATGTCAGTATGTTTTAatacatgggggggggggggggggggggttgttttgttttttgcaataGGCTGCTCATCCCTTCAGTTTGGATACCAAAGCATCCACTCAGATGGCTTTTTGCTTGTAACAATGTTAAAAAGCAAGCACGCTAAGGTCAACCAGCTAGCTGTAAGTTATTGACACTGCATGAATCCACTCATGGTTAGTCTGATTTAGCAGCCAGATCAACCCCAGAGGTAAGTTAACCTTACTCATAAGATGGCTCGTAATAATATGAAGTACAGTAATCAGGTTTGTTTTTACATCACAAAAATCAGTGTTAAAAATGCTTTATTAAAAACGCACAACacataataaaatgcaaactgaaaaaatgttgaaataacACAACTGTGATGGCCACTGGGCTGGCCTTGTTTTCTTATTGCTGGTGTCTACCTTTTTCAGGTAACTACTGGGTGAGGCCCACCCAATTTCAGATGCAGCACACCTGAGCATGTCAAGCTCAGGTGTACACTAAGGCAGCCCTGCCTGAACCTACAGGATACTCCTTTTTGATCCTCTTGGAGGCTGCTTGGCTTGACAAAGTGTTTTGGTACATTCTCACTCATTCATCCTCTATGCATTCAAACATGGGATGCATACTGATATGCTGACAATCAttctttatctttcttttttttttaattgtcaaaTTAATGTTTCCGTAAGCTGTAATTGTTcgaataatattttgttttgttttaacacagcagcaaattgtCATTTTAAAGTCTTATTCAAATTTAACATTTCTGTAAAGGCTATGGACAGAAAACCTGACCTTTCCATGGAGTGACTCTTAAAACAATTTCtctgaaaatacagttttttggAACTTGAGTTTCTTTCCCGATACACACAGTTCTGCATATTTTCAACTATCTGCAACTACCCAAGTGGTTACGCTTTCTGATTTGAAGACTTTGTGAAAgattaaatttgtgttttcaaCTTTggattaaataataaattcacCAAATGATATTGTGACTCCATAACAGACATCTGTTTCACACATGCTCTACTATAAGTAACAATTAATGAGTGAAATTTTGAAGTTATACAAATAGGATCTTTATCTAAATGGGCATTTTTTACATGCTTCCCTTCATGCTGATAGTTTTATGTTAGACTGATACAGCTCTGTTCCTaaacaaactgctgtaaaacacacatCTGGAAATGCTGGAGGATGTTTATGGTTCTTATCAGCTTTGCAGAgtgtaaatgctgcttttactcATGTTCTTAAGTCCTGATGAATATACTGATGTCCTGCTATGAACAGAATTTAATTCTGGACActaaagcaaagcaaagaattTCCAATGTAGAAGATGTGAAGCAATGTTaacatttattcaattcaattaaaatcaATCCAATTCAATTTCAAATCAACAATCAATCGCCTCAAGGATAGAGGGAAGAAAAGGGGGTGAAAGGAGTCAGAAAGATAATCAGTCATTTGCTGTGGGAATAATGCAGGAAAGGCACAGAGTTCTGAGGAGTTTCTGGAAGAAGCccattccttctttttcttcttagtTGTAAAGTCTTCAGAGTTCTCTGTAACACTGATGACACTGACAGACTTTCACGAGGGGTTCCTCACTGGATCTTTCAGAAGGGGGGTCTTCATTGGGCTGAACCCCAGACGGTGGTGGACTTTCAGAATGGGCTCAGTCAGTTGTTGTGGAACTAACACAGCAACAGCACAGAGTTCTGAAgagtttctggaaaaaaaaaacaaaacatttttttcttctttttcttcttaggTTTGGCAGATGCTGGCAGACGTTCAGAAGAGGGTTCCTCACTGGGACGAACCTCAGACATCACCAGACTCTGAGAAAGGGGTGCCACACTGGACTGAACTTCAGACAACGAAGGAGGTTTAGCagggggttcctcactgggctgaTACCAAGACAAAGATAGACtttcagcagggggttcctcactgggctgaacctcagtCAAGGATGGAGgttcagcagggggttcctcactctgctgaactgttgaactgTTAATGATTGTTTATCAACTGTGACTCACTGAAATGTAGGAGGTGTGGCCCTCGGAAATTTGAGGAGCATCCGGGCTTGAAACTCAAGGTCTCTCATTTTATTGATGACGTTTACTGCCCACacctggaacaaaaacacatatagtgcacttttgttttgagcttttgtgaacatagtggaaaaaaaaatctacaaatcaATACAAGTCTCATCAGCGTTCTAGTCTTACCAGTTTCAGAAGAGGTTTGGCCTCTGTTTCCTCAAGATCCTCCAATTTAAACTCCCAGAGCCTTCAAAGGAAACGAAACAGGTTTTATCTCAGCATTTACACTTCATTACAAACAGACTATCAGATGTGAGCTGGATGGTCTGTAGGTGTCTCAGTAACTCACTGCTCTCTGACTGTCTTTCTGCTCTCCTGCACCAAAAGGTTGCTCATATCTTCAGCAATGATGTGAGGTGGGATCTGATTTTTCTGCCGAAGTCTGAGGAACTCCCTCATCACTGCattctaaaaataaaagcagatattTAATCAAGACCACACTGTTTTGCAGACTTCAACATATTTGATGTCAGCTTTGGCTTGGATGGATGGTAGATCTTACCTGAGTCTTGTAGCCTTGAAGATGCCAACAAGTGTTAACAGCTGTTTCGTATATGGGTGTGTCAAACAACACCTGGCATAGAAATAAGAAGTTACTCATCATCATTAGTTAATTTGATtctcagctttttttaaaaaaaaacaccaacctctttaaagtgtttaaatgcAGTACAAACAAAAACTCTCTCATACCCTGATGGGTTTATAGATTCCTCTACTTCTTTCCATCGAAATGCCGCTGTTGTGTATCGCAACAgggaacagaaacaaaattatGATCAATACTTGTAATGACTAACCTTTaaggaaattaattaaaattaataaattattgcTTAATTATAGCAAAACAAATTATCCCGTATTTAGAAATAGGagcaaaaatacttttaaatttaTGATGAACAAAATTGAAATACAAGTGCACGAACATAAGCTGAGA
Proteins encoded:
- the sec22bb gene encoding vesicle-trafficking protein SEC22b-B isoform X2; this encodes MVLLTMIARLADGLPLAASMQEDEQGSEKLGRDLQQYQSQAKQLFRKLNEQSPTRCTLEAGSMAFHYFIEKGVCYLVLCEASFPKKLAFAYLEDLQAEFHEQHGKKVPTVSRPYSFIEFDTYIQKTKKSYIDSRARRNLGSINTELQDVQRIMVANIEEVLQRGEALSALDSKASNLSSLSKKYRSDAKYLNTRSTYAKLAAGGVFFIMLIVYVRFWWL
- the sec22bb gene encoding vesicle-trafficking protein SEC22b-B isoform X1, with the translated sequence MVLLTMIARLADGLPLAASMQEDEQGSEKVCCASALCFIILGRDLQQYQSQAKQLFRKLNEQSPTRCTLEAGSMAFHYFIEKGVCYLVLCEASFPKKLAFAYLEDLQAEFHEQHGKKVPTVSRPYSFIEFDTYIQKTKKSYIDSRARRNLGSINTELQDVQRIMVANIEEVLQRGEALSALDSKASNLSSLSKKYRSDAKYLNTRSTYAKLAAGGVFFIMLIVYVRFWWL
- the sec22bb gene encoding vesicle-trafficking protein SEC22b-B isoform X3 — protein: MVLLTMIARLADGLPLAASMQEDEQLGRDLQQYQSQAKQLFRKLNEQSPTRCTLEAGSMAFHYFIEKGVCYLVLCEASFPKKLAFAYLEDLQAEFHEQHGKKVPTVSRPYSFIEFDTYIQKTKKSYIDSRARRNLGSINTELQDVQRIMVANIEEVLQRGEALSALDSKASNLSSLSKKYRSDAKYLNTRSTYAKLAAGGVFFIMLIVYVRFWWL